TTTTTCATGTCCAAATAATTCTGAGTCGATAGTTCCTTCCGGTATAGCCCCACAGTTGATAGCGATAAATTTTCCATGCTTCCTTAAGCTCAGGGAATGAATGATTTTGGAAAAAGATTCCTTGCCGCTTCCACTTTCTCCTGTGATCAATACCGTCATTTCGGTAGGGGCAGCCTGCATCGCGACCTGAATGGCGTGATTTAATAAAGGACTATTTCCAATAATGGCAAACCTTTGTTTAACGCTTTGAATTTCCTGGGGTGTAATCATCAGTGTCTGGGGGTTTTCAAGAAATTACTTCTCCGAATAAAGTTGCAGGGGAACATTCGGTAATTTTTACCTTTACATAGTCGCCTTTTTGATATTGATTGTTAGGAATGATGACCACTTTATTGGCGGAATTTCTACCTCTGAGCTGTAATTCAGATCTTTTTGAAGTGCCCTCTATAAGAATTTCCTGGATTTTTCCCAGATCAAGTTTATTCCTTTCCAAGGAAATGGCATTTTGTTTATCGATGATTTCTGCCAATCTTCTTTTTTTGGTTTCAAGTGGAATATCATCCTCGAATTTCTTGGCAGCTAGAGTTCCCGGCCGCTCAGAATAGAAAAACATATAAGAAAAATCGTACTTGACAATGTCCATCAAAGTTAGAGTATCTTGATGTTCTGCTTCAGTTTCTGTACAGAAACCAGCTATCATGTCTGAAGATATTCCGCATTCATCACCCAATATCTCCCTGATTTTGGAAACCCTCTCCAAATACCATTCCCTATCGTAGGTACGATTCATCAACTCCAATACCCTTGAATTACCGCTTTGTACCGGAAGATGTATGTATTTGCAAATGTTGTCATATCTCTTCATGGTATGCAAAACTTCGTCCGTGATGTCTTTTGGATGAGAAGTGGAGAACCTCACCCGTAGCTTTGGGCTGACTTTTGCTACCATTTCAAGCAGATGAGCAAAATTGATGACAGCAGATACCTCTTCCTCTTTTTTGTTCAGTCTTGCTTTGTTGTTTTCTTCGGGTGACCATTTGTAACTGTCCACATTCTGACCCAAAAGCGTGACTTCTTTATATCCTTTTTCAAAAAGGTCTTGGGCTTCCTGTACTATGGAATAAGGATCTCTACTTCTTTCTCTTCCTCTTGTGAAAGGGACAACACAGAAAGAACACATGTTGTCACACCCTCTCATGATGGAAATAAAGGCACTTACCCCATTTGAATTGAGTCTTACAGGGGCAATGTCAGCGTAGGTTTCTTCACGGGAAAGAAAGGTATTGACGCCCTTATGCCCATCTTCAGCGGATGAAACCAAATTTGGAAGATCTCTGTAAGCATCCGGTCCTACCACAACATCTACTATTTTCTCTTCCTCCAATAATTTTTCTTTCAATCGTTCAGCCATACATCCCAATACCCCAATGGTTAATTCAGGTTTGGACTTTTTAAGTGAATTAAATTGGCTGAGTCTCTTTCGGACAGTCTGTTCGGCTTTTTCTCTGATGGAACAGGTATTCAGAAAAATCACATCCGCCTGTTCAAAATCTGATGTAGTGTCAAAACCATTATCCTTCATAATGGATGCTACGATTTCAGAATCTGAAAAATTCATCTGACATCCATAGGATTCTATATAAAGTTTTTTTGCTTTCCCGGTATTTTCATCCTCAGTGGTTTTGAAATCACAGGCCTGAGCTACCTTGGGAGATATAATATCTATGTCTTTAATCAAGTTTTCCATTTTAAAATAAACTATCGCGCTGCGAATTTAAGAAAATACGGACAAAATGACAGGTATTGTTCAAGCATTTATTTGGATGTGGAATATCCTGTGATTTTACCAAGCTAAATTCTTGTTTAAGCTTTAAAAAATTAACCCTGATACTTTTTCAATATCAGGGTTAAAATTAGACGTTTAAGGGCTTCATACTATTTTTCCCTATAATTTTTGAAATTTGAATTATCCTCTAGCATCACTCCACTTCTTATTTTTGAATCAAGTGAAGATCCAATCATAATCCTATCTTCAAGTTTTAACCTGGCACCTGGGGTCGATGTACCGGTGATTTTATCCAGTGCAGATTTTAATAAAGGATCTCTAACGTCTCCGAAATCTCTCCATGGAAAGAATTGAAATTCGCTGATCTCCTCGTCAGGAATAAATCCATCACCATAATCAGACTGATCTAAGCTGTTGAAACTCTTAGTGACTATTGGAAGAAGGCCATAATTATTGTCTGGATTATCTTCATCTTCCAATGCTACCGAACCTACATTTTTTCCTGTAGTTTTTGCACCAATTATCACTACATTCAAATAAGGCTTTAAACCATTGATAATTAATTCACTTGCTGAGGCTGTTCTTGAACTTGTCAAGATATAAATCTTACCATCTGCAAGTTGGTTTCCTATATTTTCAGATTTCTCTTTAAACTTTGTTTGGATATTTTGAAAAGTGGGGAACCTTGAGAGAAAACTATTATATTTTGTCTTGGAGAAAATTTTATCTGAATTAAAATTAGGAACAATTAAACTCGCCAGATTTACAGCACTTGAAACATAACCACCGCCATTATATCTAAAATCAATAATCAATTGATTGATATTTTCAGCTTTAAACTTTGCGAAAATTTCATCCATTTCAGCGTCGTACCGGGTATCCATTTGGTTTGTTGTAGGATTGTTTACCCCAGGCGCGAAAAAATGGTAAACTACATAGCCGATTTTCTGGTTGTCAATGACATATATGGAGTCAAGGAAGTTGGGATTTTCCTCTATTTGAATGGCGGCTAAAGTTACCGTTTGAGGTGCCCCAAATTGACCTGCTTCATCTGGCCTTCTAAAGGTAACTGAATGCTGATTTGACCTTTCACGGAGTAAACTTTGATAATTGTTCAATGTCATTGTGCTGCCATTAATCTGGCTTATAAGATCCCCTCTTCTCAGGTCGTTGCTGGCTGCGGGACTTCCCTTTTTCACATAGGTGATAAGGGCGATTACGTTTTCATTACTTTCACTTTCTCTCAATAATGAGATTTCATAACCCGATTCTGTAGATACTCCGGATAAACTACTGATTAACTCTTGGTAATTTGGATATATTGCTGAAAATCGATCAGTAGGTTTAAATAAGAATGACTCAAAGTAGCTTTCTGGTCTTGCTGTATTGGCAATTGGGGTTTTCATATCCTCTAACCAAAAATAAGCTTCTTCCATTACGGCTTTGATCCAATTGTTTATGGCAATATTTTTTGCCAATTCAGGATCTGGTTTATTATTTGCCGGTGGGGTAGTTTCCTCTTCGTCTTTACAAGAAGAAAAAACCGATAATATTACAATCAAGCTTAATATTATCCTTGATCTGATTTTTAATCTTTCCATAAATTGCAACATATTGAATGTAAACCAAATTTAGTATTATAATGTTTTAGCACAAGAAATTGTTCTAAAAATTCTAAATTCTTAGTGAAAAAAATCAAATCAGAAAGAAGTGTTGATTGTTATATCTGATGTTTTACTATCGAGAAGTTGGCCTCTTTCACATTTGAGTACCCGGTAAGGATATTTTCTCAAAAGATCGTGATTATGTGTAGCCATCAGAATTGCGGTTCCTTCATTATTGATTTCCTGAAAAAGTTTGAAAATACCATCTGCTACATCAGGATCCAGGTTTCCGGTGGGTTCGTCAGCAAGTAATATAGAAGGTTGATTGATCAATGCCCTTGCGATAACCACTCTTTGCTGTTCACCTCCCGAAAGTTGATGGGGCATTTTCGTTGCAGCGTCTCCCAATCCCACCTTAAGCAGTACTTCCATCATTCTGTTTTTCATTTTTGCTTTGTCTTTCCAACCTGTTGCTTTCATCACGAAAAACAGATTTTCCGCAACAGTCCTGTCAGGGAAAAGCTGAAAATCCTGAAAAACAATACCGAGTTTCCTTCTCAGGTAGGGAACATCTTTCTTTTTAAGTTTTTCTAGCTGATAACCCACTATTTCACCCTGACCCATTTTAAAGGGAAGATCTGCATACATTGTTTTCAAAAGTGAGCTTTTTCCACTACCCGTTCTACCTATCAAAAACACAAACTCATCCTTATCAATCGTGAAAGTCACATCCTGTAATACGGCAGTCAACCCCTGAAAAATGCAGGCGTCGGTAATTTTAATTATTGCTTCTCCTCCAATCATTATCTATAATTCGAGTTTTTGAAGTTTTCCAAAAGGCAGATCATTAATCAAGGCCGCCAAGGCTTCTTCCTTACCTTCCAAACCAAATTTCTCAATATTCTTCATAGGCCTATCTGCCCTAAAATATGCTACAAGGACAAAATTTTCATCTCTAATTTGAATGTAATCCGGTATTTTGGCTTTTCCTTTTACTTTGATTATATACATTGGAAAAAGGGTTTAATAAATTAGAAGATTAGGTACTTAAACAAATGAAGAACCGAGAAGTTTGTTTTTATTTCCCTGCTGCTTTGGCATGGTCAGCGAGGAATTGTGCCAACCCTGAGTCTGTCAATGGATGTTTGAGCAATCCTGTAATCACTTTCAAGGGACAGGTAACGACATCAGCACCCATTTCAGCACATTTGATTAAATGCATGGAATGTCTTACAGAGGCAGCCAATACTTGGGTAGCAAAGCCATAGGTCTGATATATACCGACTATTTGATCAATAAGTTCTAGCCCATCAAAAGAAATGTCATCCAATCTTCCGATAAACGGAGAAACATAACTTGCACCGGCTTTGGCAGCAAGGATGGCTTGACCTGCAGAAAATACCAAAGTACAATTAGTCCTGATTCCCTCGTTGCTGAAATATTTAATGGCTTTGACGCCATCTTTGGTCATAGGAACCTTTACTACAATTTTATTATCGATTTTGGCCAATTCTTTTCCTTCCCGGATCATGCCTTCAAAATCTGTAGCAATAACTTCAGCACTCACATTGTCATCGACAATATCACAGATAGCTTTGTAATGTGCTCTAACATTTTCGTCACCACTGATGCCTTCTTTGGCCATCAAAGAGGGATTGGTAGTCACTCCGTCCAATACGCCTAATTCATAGGCTTCTTTTATTTCACTGAGATTGGCGGTATCGATGAAGAATTTCATTTTTTAGGATTTAGAATTTAAGATGCTGGCAAAGTTAAATGAATAAAGGGGAATTGGAAGACTTTAAAATTGGAAAATTATCAATACTTCTTCTTCGCCAGAGATTAAAATAATTAGAAAATTAATAGGACGGCAATACAAACGTTAAAATTGATTGTTAAAAATCAGATGGAATTTAAAAAAAAGAAGCGGCATCGCACCGCTACGACCGCCTACCCTTGCTTCCTTCCGGACCTGGGGGATTTAGCAGGAGCTGGTCGTGCCGCTAGGTCACAAAGGTATATCAAAAATCATCCATTGCAAATCCTAAATGTGATATTAGAGTAAATAAATGTTAAAATGCTTTAAAACAGAATATAAAGGTTGGCAGTGTTTTTGCATATTTCTATATATAAATTGAAATATTATTATGAAAAAACTACTAATTTTAGTCTCAACAGTGTTTTTATTGGGTTCTTGTTCCGTATTTGGTCCCAACCCGGAATTTTCCCAAGGAATGTCTGAAAAAAAGTTTTTAAGACAAAACAAAGAGGCTGTACTCAGTGGGATTGATGGAAATTTAAAGACATACAGAGTCAATAGGGGAGAGCGATTTTATGTATTGGCAACCTTTGAAGATGACAAACTTATCAAACTGGAAGAGATTGAGGCATATCCGCAAATGATGGAAAACATTCCAATTGACGGAAAATCAGATAACTGGAAAAATTGAATGAGTTTGGTTTGATTTCTTCAAGTGGCAGACCACATTTTTCTTGTTTGATAAAAAAATCCCGGTCGTACCACCGGGATTTTTTTTGAAGATTATTTACTAAACTTCTTTTACCTCTGCCGCCAACTTCTGCAAGGACTCCTTGGCATCACCAAAAAGCATTCTTGTTTTGGGGTAGAAGAATAGTTCGTTCTCAATGCCGGCGTAACCTGCTGCCATACCTCTTTTAAGAATAATGACATTTTTGGCCAAATCCACGTCCAATATGGGCATTCCATAAATAGGAGAGGAGGGATCATTTTTGGCTGCGGGATTGACCACATCATTGGCGCCTATCACAACCACTACATCCGTATTGGCCAATCTAGGGTTGATTTCTTCCATTTCCTGCAATCTTTCGTAAGGAACATCAGCTTCAGCTAATAAAACGTTCATATGACCAGGCATCCTACCCGCGACTGGGTGAATGGCATAACTTACTTCCACGCCCTTTTCTTCCAGAAGTTTTTCCAGTTCATGGCAGACATGCTGAGCTTGTGCTACGGCCAAACCATAACCCGGTACTATCACTACACTTTGAGAATAAGAAAGCAAAACCGCTGTGTCCGAAATACTGATTTCCCTGACGGTTTGATCTCCGCTTCCGGTTTTGGCTGCTCCCGCAGAACCTGCACCAAAAGCACCTAAAAGCACGTTGGTCAAGGATCGGTTCATGGCATTGCACATCAAAATGGTCAGGATAGTGCCCGCTGAACCTACCAGAATACCTCCGGTCAGCATGGCTTTGTTGCCATAAAGGAATCCACCAAAAGCGGCAGCCATACCGGTAAATGAGTTTAGCAAGGAGATTACTACTGGCATATCCGCACCACCAATGGGCATCACAAACAAGATTCCATAAATAAGGGCAATTGCAAGAAGACCGTAAAAAAACAATGGATCAGAGCCATTGAACATTTGGATTCCAATCAGCACAATGATCACCGCCAATAAAAACATATTGATCGCCTGATTCATCGGAAGGACTTTGTCTTTGATTTTTCCCTCTAATTTACCGTAGGCAATCATGGAACCTGAGAAGGAAACTGAACCGATAAGAAGTCCCAAAAGCATAACCAACAGTTCACCGTCAAATCCTGATACAGTTGCATGCTGATGGTGTTGGAACTCTATGATGGCTATCAATGCGGCGCAGGCACCACCCATTCCATTGAAGAAGGATACCATTTGAGGCATAGAAGTCATCTGAACCTTTTTGGCCATCACGGTACCGATACCGGTTCCCACAGCGAGACCCAAAAATATCAAACCGTAATTCAGACCTTTTCCGGAATCAAATTCCTGGTATAAAGTAAGTGTGGCCACAATGGCTATCAACATACCTGCAGCAGCGATTAGATTTCCTTTTCGTGCAGTATCAGGGTGACTGAGCATTTTCAATCCCAGTATAAATGTGATAGACGCAATCAGATAGGTGATTTCAAGGATATTCAGACTTATCATGATTTCTTGGGTTTTTTCTTGAACATTTCCAACATCCGGTCTGTGACTACAAAACCGCCTATAACATTGAGCATACCTACAACAACCGCCAAAAACCCAACAGAGAGGGCCAAATAATTGTCAGGAGAAGCCTGAAGCATGACGATAATTGCTCCGACTACCACCACACCATGAATGGCATTGGCACCTGACATCAATGGGGTATGCAAAATGGCAGGGACATTGGAAATCACTTCCACCCCTAATAAAATGGCCAAAACAAGGAAATAAATCATTTCCATGTTATTACCTATGTATTCCAATATTGATTCCATGATTAATTGTTTAACATTTGAACGATTCTGGAATTGACGGGCTTTCCATCATGACACACGCAAGTGCCCGCCACAATGTCGTCTTCGAAATTCAGATTTAAGTTTCCGTCTTTTATGATCAGTTTTAAAAAATTCAGATAATTTTTTCCATACATTTTACTGGCATCCTGAGGCATATTGGCTGCTAAGTTGCCTACACCTACAATCCTGACCCCATTGACCTCTACGGTCTGATCGGGTTGGGACAATGCACAATTTCCACCCGAAGATGCTGCTAAGTCAATAATGACCGAACCAGGTTTCATGGCCCTTACAGTCCTTTCTTCCACCAATTGTGGTGCTTTCCTTCCGGGTATTTGTGCAGTAGTGATGATTACATCCGCCTTCATGGCATGTTCATGGATGGTGTCCTTTTGTTTTTGAAGGTATTCAGCTGACTGTTCGACTGCATATCCTCCTGCACCTTTGTCTTCTGTAGCGCCTTCTACATCCACGAATTTGGCTCCAAGAGAGAGTACCTCTTCTTTGGCCGCTTGTCGCACATCGAATGCAAATACAGAAGCCCCCAATCTTCTGGCAGTGGCAATGGCCTGAAGGCCTGCAACTCCTGCCCCAAGGATCAAAACACGGGATGGGGTAATACTGCCCGCCGCTGTCATAAACATCGGAAAAAATCTGGGAAGCAGGTCCGCCGCCATCAAGACAGCCTTGTATCCCGACACAGTTGCCATGGAAGAAAGCACATCCATCGCTTGGGCACGGGTTGTTCTGGGGACAAGTTCCATACTGAATGCAG
This window of the Aquiflexum balticum DSM 16537 genome carries:
- a CDS encoding Re/Si-specific NAD(P)(+) transhydrogenase subunit alpha; protein product: MIIGILKEPIDEARVALLPEAVKTLISWKVSVWVENNAGSSAYASDELYKEAGAEIHQRAEILQQSDLLLGIQAIAEDEIAKMKPSGVLMGQLNALFNPELTNYLVKEKRTAFSMELVPRTTRAQAMDVLSSMATVSGYKAVLMAADLLPRFFPMFMTAAGSITPSRVLILGAGVAGLQAIATARRLGASVFAFDVRQAAKEEVLSLGAKFVDVEGATEDKGAGGYAVEQSAEYLQKQKDTIHEHAMKADVIITTAQIPGRKAPQLVEERTVRAMKPGSVIIDLAASSGGNCALSQPDQTVEVNGVRIVGVGNLAANMPQDASKMYGKNYLNFLKLIIKDGNLNLNFEDDIVAGTCVCHDGKPVNSRIVQMLNN
- the fsa gene encoding fructose-6-phosphate aldolase translates to MKFFIDTANLSEIKEAYELGVLDGVTTNPSLMAKEGISGDENVRAHYKAICDIVDDNVSAEVIATDFEGMIREGKELAKIDNKIVVKVPMTKDGVKAIKYFSNEGIRTNCTLVFSAGQAILAAKAGASYVSPFIGRLDDISFDGLELIDQIVGIYQTYGFATQVLAASVRHSMHLIKCAEMGADVVTCPLKVITGLLKHPLTDSGLAQFLADHAKAAGK
- a CDS encoding fructose-6-phosphate aldolase, producing the protein MYIIKVKGKAKIPDYIQIRDENFVLVAYFRADRPMKNIEKFGLEGKEEALAALINDLPFGKLQKLEL
- a CDS encoding NAD(P) transhydrogenase subunit alpha, encoding MESILEYIGNNMEMIYFLVLAILLGVEVISNVPAILHTPLMSGANAIHGVVVVGAIIVMLQASPDNYLALSVGFLAVVVGMLNVIGGFVVTDRMLEMFKKKPKKS
- a CDS encoding NAD(P)(+) transhydrogenase (Re/Si-specific) subunit beta, with translation MSLNILEITYLIASITFILGLKMLSHPDTARKGNLIAAAGMLIAIVATLTLYQEFDSGKGLNYGLIFLGLAVGTGIGTVMAKKVQMTSMPQMVSFFNGMGGACAALIAIIEFQHHQHATVSGFDGELLVMLLGLLIGSVSFSGSMIAYGKLEGKIKDKVLPMNQAINMFLLAVIIVLIGIQMFNGSDPLFFYGLLAIALIYGILFVMPIGGADMPVVISLLNSFTGMAAAFGGFLYGNKAMLTGGILVGSAGTILTILMCNAMNRSLTNVLLGAFGAGSAGAAKTGSGDQTVREISISDTAVLLSYSQSVVIVPGYGLAVAQAQHVCHELEKLLEEKGVEVSYAIHPVAGRMPGHMNVLLAEADVPYERLQEMEEINPRLANTDVVVVIGANDVVNPAAKNDPSSPIYGMPILDVDLAKNVIILKRGMAAGYAGIENELFFYPKTRMLFGDAKESLQKLAAEVKEV
- the miaB gene encoding tRNA (N6-isopentenyl adenosine(37)-C2)-methylthiotransferase MiaB, giving the protein MENLIKDIDIISPKVAQACDFKTTEDENTGKAKKLYIESYGCQMNFSDSEIVASIMKDNGFDTTSDFEQADVIFLNTCSIREKAEQTVRKRLSQFNSLKKSKPELTIGVLGCMAERLKEKLLEEEKIVDVVVGPDAYRDLPNLVSSAEDGHKGVNTFLSREETYADIAPVRLNSNGVSAFISIMRGCDNMCSFCVVPFTRGRERSRDPYSIVQEAQDLFEKGYKEVTLLGQNVDSYKWSPEENNKARLNKKEEEVSAVINFAHLLEMVAKVSPKLRVRFSTSHPKDITDEVLHTMKRYDNICKYIHLPVQSGNSRVLELMNRTYDREWYLERVSKIREILGDECGISSDMIAGFCTETEAEHQDTLTLMDIVKYDFSYMFFYSERPGTLAAKKFEDDIPLETKKRRLAEIIDKQNAISLERNKLDLGKIQEILIEGTSKRSELQLRGRNSANKVVIIPNNQYQKGDYVKVKITECSPATLFGEVIS
- a CDS encoding cell division ATP-binding protein FtsE; its protein translation is MIGGEAIIKITDACIFQGLTAVLQDVTFTIDKDEFVFLIGRTGSGKSSLLKTMYADLPFKMGQGEIVGYQLEKLKKKDVPYLRRKLGIVFQDFQLFPDRTVAENLFFVMKATGWKDKAKMKNRMMEVLLKVGLGDAATKMPHQLSGGEQQRVVIARALINQPSILLADEPTGNLDPDVADGIFKLFQEINNEGTAILMATHNHDLLRKYPYRVLKCERGQLLDSKTSDITINTSF
- a CDS encoding S41 family peptidase — protein: MERLKIRSRIILSLIVILSVFSSCKDEEETTPPANNKPDPELAKNIAINNWIKAVMEEAYFWLEDMKTPIANTARPESYFESFLFKPTDRFSAIYPNYQELISSLSGVSTESGYEISLLRESESNENVIALITYVKKGSPAASNDLRRGDLISQINGSTMTLNNYQSLLRERSNQHSVTFRRPDEAGQFGAPQTVTLAAIQIEENPNFLDSIYVIDNQKIGYVVYHFFAPGVNNPTTNQMDTRYDAEMDEIFAKFKAENINQLIIDFRYNGGGYVSSAVNLASLIVPNFNSDKIFSKTKYNSFLSRFPTFQNIQTKFKEKSENIGNQLADGKIYILTSSRTASASELIINGLKPYLNVVIIGAKTTGKNVGSVALEDEDNPDNNYGLLPIVTKSFNSLDQSDYGDGFIPDEEISEFQFFPWRDFGDVRDPLLKSALDKITGTSTPGARLKLEDRIMIGSSLDSKIRSGVMLEDNSNFKNYREK